A stretch of DNA from Actinomycetes bacterium:
CGACGGCGACGGCAAGGGGACGATCGTGCTCGCGACGGTCCGCGGCGACGTCCACGACATCGGCAAGAACCTCGTCGACATCATCCTCACCAACAACGGCTTCACCGTCGTCAACCTGGGCATCAAGCAACCGATCAACGCGATCCTCGAGGCCGCCGAGGAGCACCAGGCCGACGTCATCGGCATGTCCGGCTTGCTCGTGAAGTCCACGGTGGTGATGAAGGAGAACCTCGAGGAGATCAACCAGCGCGGGGTCGCCGCGAGGTGGCCGGTGATCCTCGGCGGGGCCGCGCTGACCCGCTCCTACGTCGAGCAGGACCTCGCCGAGATCTACGCGGGCGAGGTCCGTTACGCACGGGACGCGTTCGAGGGCTTGCGGCTCATGGACGCGCTGGTCGCTCGCGCGCGCGGCGAAGCCGTCGAGCTGCCGGCCCTGCGTCAGCGCCGGGTCGCCGTACGTCCTCGGGCGACCGAGCCCGAGGCCATGCCGGCCCGCTCGGACGTGTCCGTCACCAACCCGCTGCCCACGCCCCCGTTCTGGGGCGACCGGGTCGTCAAGGGCATCGCGCTGGCCGACCTCACGGCCTTCCTCGACGAGCGGGCCCTCTTCCTGGGGCAGTGGGGCCTGAAGCCCGCCAGGGGAGGCGGGATCTCGCTGCAGGAGCTGCTCGAGGCCGAGGGTCAGCCACGGCTGCGGCACTGGCTGGACCACGTGAAGACCGAGGGCCTGGTGGAGCCTGCGGTGGTCTACGGCTACTTCCCGTGCGTCAGCGAGGGCGACGACCTGGTCGTCCTCACCGACGACGGGGGCAGCGAACGGTGCCGCTTCACCTTCCCGCGCCAGACCCGCGACCGGCACCTGTGCCTCGCCGACTTCTTCCGTCCGCGCGAGGCGGGCGAGCTCGACGTCGTGGCCTTCCAGATCGCGACCGTGGGGGCACGCATCTCGGAGGCTACCGCGGAGCTGTTCGCGGCGAACGCCTACCGCGACTACCTGGAGCTGCACGGACTGTCGGTACAGCTCGCTGAGGCCCTCGCCGAGTACTGGCACGCGAGGGTCCGGGCCGAGCTCGGGTTCGCCGGCGAGGACTCCGACGAGCTGGCCGACCTGCTGGCTCTCGGCTACCGGGGCGCCCGCTTCTCCCTCGGCTACGGCGCCTGCCCCGACCTCGAGGACCGCGCCAAGATCGTCGAGCTGCTGCGACCCGAGCGCATCGGCGTCGCGCTCTCCGAGGAGTTCCAGCTGCACCCCGAGCAGTCGACGGACGCGATCGTCGTGCACCACCCTGAGGCGAAGTACTTCAACGTATGACTCCTCGTGACTCCCGCGGCGGCCGGTTGCCCGCCGCGGTCCTCTGGGACATGGACGGCACGCTCGTCGACACCGAGCCGTACTGGATGGCCGCCGAGCACGCGCTCGTCGCCGAGTTCGGCGGCACGTGGACCGACGCGGATGGTGCCTCGCTCGTCGGCAACCCGCTGCTCATCTCCGCCCGCGTGATCCGCGAGCGGGGCAGCGTCGACCTGCCCGACGAGGCGATCGTCGCCCGCCTGGTCGAGCACGTCACCCGCGCCGTCGTCCAGGACGTGCCGTGGCAGCCCGGTGCCCGCGAGCTGCTCGAGGAGCTCGCCGCGGCGGACATCCCGTGCGCCCTGGTGACCATGTCGTACGTCGAGCTCGCTGCCGCCGTGGTCCAGGCGCTGCCCGAGGGATCCTTCTCCACGCTGGTCACGGGGGACGTGGTCACCCACGGCAAGCCGCACCCGGAGCCGTACCTCACGGCCGCGGCCCGCCTGGGCGTGCGACCCGAGGACTGCATCGCGCTGGAGGACAGCCCGCCCGGACTCGAGTCGGCCGCCGCCGCCGGCTGCCGGGTCGTCGGCATCCCGCACATCGTGCCGCTGGAGCCGGCACCCGGTCGCGTGATCGTTCCGACCCTGGACGGACTGGACCTCCACACGCTGGCGGCGATCGCCTGAGCGCTACTCCGTCGCGATCGCCTTCAGGACGTCGAGCTTGGCCGCCCGGCGGGCCGGGACCACGGCCGCCAGCACGCCAACGAAGCCAGAGAGGACGACGAAGACGGCCAGCAGCCCGTACGGGATCGACAGCTCGCTGATCCCCTGGGAGCGCACCGCGTGCTGCAGCGCCGCGCCATAGGCGACCCCGAGGACGATCCCGAGCAGCGCGCCGTAGATCGCGATCACCACCGACTCCAGCCGGATCATCCGGCGCATCTGCTTGCGGGTTGTCCCGACCGCACGGAGCAGGCCGATCTCGCGCGTGCGCTCCACGACGCTGAGCGCCAGCGTGTTGATGATGCCGAGGATCGCGATGATGACGGCGAGCGCCAGCAGCGCGTAGATGAGCGCCAGCAGCTTGTTCACCTGGTCCCGGATCGACTGCTTGTAGGCGCTGCGGTCCTGCACCTTGAGGTTCGGGTAGTCGCTGGCCAGTGCCTTGCCGATGTCGTCGGCGACCTTGGCGCCGTTGGCGCTGTCGTAGGCGATGACGTAGAGCTGGGAGTCCTGCGGCAGGGCGCCGAGCCGCTCCAGCTCCGCGTTGGACGTGACCCAGCCGGAGAACGCGCCCTTGACGCCCTTGTAGAGGGTGACGAGCGGCAGCTGTGCGGTCCCCGTGGGGATCTTCACGGTGAACGTCTGCCCGAGCTTGTATCCCTTGTCCTGGGCCGTCTGCTTGTCCAGAGCCAACCCGCTGGGCAGGTCCTTGAGCGACCCGCCCTGCAGGTCCAGGTTGAACGCCTGCGCCGCCGTCGCCGGGTCCACTCCGACGATCTGCTGCGAGCTGCCGTCGACCTTGCCGTTGACGAACCGCAGCGGCGACACCGCCTTGACCCCTGGGACCTGCTGGACGCGCTGGGCGACCTCGGCGCTGAAGGGGGTGAACGTCTGGGAGTACACGATGACGTCGGCGCCGATGAACTGGTCGATCGAGGCGTCGGTCGATGCCGTCGTGCTCGCGCCGAGCGTCCCGAAGGCGGCCACCAGGGCCATCCCGATCATGAGCGCCGAGGCGGTCGACGCGGTACGTCGCCGGTCGCGCTGAGCGTTCTGCACTGCGAGGGTGCCGGTCGCCCCGAACAGCCGGCGGACCGGCCAGCCGATCACGGCGACCACCGGGCGGCAGATCGCGGGGGAGAGGACCGCGACGCCGACGAAGACCAGGAATGCCCCCAGCCCGACCAGCGACGCCGTCTGGCCGGCTGACCCGACGCCGACCAGGCCGGACGCCAGCGCGACCACACCCAGACCGGCGAGGATGGCGCCGACGACGAAGCGCACGTGCAGCGAGCGGGTCGGCAACGTGACGTCGTCGCGCATCGCGGCGACGGGCGGGATCTTCGCCGCGCGCCTGGCCGGGAACCACGCGACCGCGACCGTGACCACGACACCGACGAGGTAGGCCACGATCACGGTGCGCGGCAGGATCACCAGCGTCCCGGTCTCGAAGTCGACACCGAAGAGCCGGAAGAGCCCCTTGAGGCCGAGGGCGAGCAGGATCCCACCGAGCAGGCCGATGGTCGCACCGACGAGTCCCACCGCGAACGCCTCGAACACCACCGAGCGGGTGATCTGGCGTCGGCTGGCACCCAGCGCGCGCAGCAGGGCCAGCTCCCGGGTCCGCTGGGCCACGAGCATCGAGAACGTGATGAGGATGATGAACGTCCCGACGAACAGGGCGACGCCGGCGAACACGAGCAGGAAGATGTTGACGAACCGCAGCCCGTTCTGGATGTCGGTCGCCTGCTCGGCAGCCGCCTGCTTGCCCGTCTGGACCTTGATGCTGCTGTCGTCGATCGCCGTCCGTACGCGCTGCGCCAGGACGGCCTGGGAGACTCCCGGCGCAGACTTGACGCTGATCCCCGTGAAGGCGTCCTTCCCGCCGATGAGGACCTGCTGAGCGGTCTTGAGGTCGAGGGCGACGAGCGTCGCCCCGGCCAGGCCGCCGCTCTGGCCGAACCGGAAGATCCCGGTGACCTTGGCCGTCTCGCGCGGCCCGACCGTCAGCAGGTGGATTGTGTCCCCGATCTTGATGTCGTGCTTGGCCGCCGTCTGGGAGTCCACCGCGATCTCGCCGGCGCTCGTGGGGCCCCGGCCCGACACGATGCGGTAGGGCGACAGCGCGTGGTCGTCGCTCCACGTCGCTGCCAGCGTCGGGGCACCCCCGGTCGTGACCGCCTTGCCGTCCGGGCCGATGAGGACGACGTTCTGCGTGACCACGGACCCCTCGGCCCTGGCGACGCCGGGGACCGCCCGCACGGTCGCCAAGACGCTGGCGGGGATCGTCGGGATGGACAACCCGTTGGAGTCGGCCGAGACGGCGGGGGAGATCTCGACGTCGGAGACCGTCGAGGAGAACAGGTCCTTGAACGTCTTGTTCAGCGTGTCGGTGAACACGTACGTGCCGGCGACGAAGGCCACGCCGATGACGATGGCCAGACCGGACAGCAGCAGGCGGACCTTGTGCGCACCGAGGTTGCGCAGCGTGAGCCGCAGCATCAGGCGGTCCGTCCGGCGACGTCGAAGCGCTTCATCCGCTCGAGGACGCGGTCCCCGGTGGGGTCGGCCATCTCGTCGACGATCTTGCCGTCGGCGAGGAAGAGCACCCGGTCGGCAAAGGAGGCCGCCATCGGGTCGTGCGTGACCATGACCACCGTCTGGCCGAAGTCGGTCACGCTGGCGCGCAGGAATC
This window harbors:
- a CDS encoding FtsX-like permease family protein — protein: MLRLTLRNLGAHKVRLLLSGLAIVIGVAFVAGTYVFTDTLNKTFKDLFSSTVSDVEISPAVSADSNGLSIPTIPASVLATVRAVPGVARAEGSVVTQNVVLIGPDGKAVTTGGAPTLAATWSDDHALSPYRIVSGRGPTSAGEIAVDSQTAAKHDIKIGDTIHLLTVGPRETAKVTGIFRFGQSGGLAGATLVALDLKTAQQVLIGGKDAFTGISVKSAPGVSQAVLAQRVRTAIDDSSIKVQTGKQAAAEQATDIQNGLRFVNIFLLVFAGVALFVGTFIILITFSMLVAQRTRELALLRALGASRRQITRSVVFEAFAVGLVGATIGLLGGILLALGLKGLFRLFGVDFETGTLVILPRTVIVAYLVGVVVTVAVAWFPARRAAKIPPVAAMRDDVTLPTRSLHVRFVVGAILAGLGVVALASGLVGVGSAGQTASLVGLGAFLVFVGVAVLSPAICRPVVAVIGWPVRRLFGATGTLAVQNAQRDRRRTASTASALMIGMALVAAFGTLGASTTASTDASIDQFIGADVIVYSQTFTPFSAEVAQRVQQVPGVKAVSPLRFVNGKVDGSSQQIVGVDPATAAQAFNLDLQGGSLKDLPSGLALDKQTAQDKGYKLGQTFTVKIPTGTAQLPLVTLYKGVKGAFSGWVTSNAELERLGALPQDSQLYVIAYDSANGAKVADDIGKALASDYPNLKVQDRSAYKQSIRDQVNKLLALIYALLALAVIIAILGIINTLALSVVERTREIGLLRAVGTTRKQMRRMIRLESVVIAIYGALLGIVLGVAYGAALQHAVRSQGISELSIPYGLLAVFVVLSGFVGVLAAVVPARRAAKLDVLKAIATE
- a CDS encoding HAD family phosphatase, with translation MTPRDSRGGRLPAAVLWDMDGTLVDTEPYWMAAEHALVAEFGGTWTDADGASLVGNPLLISARVIRERGSVDLPDEAIVARLVEHVTRAVVQDVPWQPGARELLEELAAADIPCALVTMSYVELAAAVVQALPEGSFSTLVTGDVVTHGKPHPEPYLTAAARLGVRPEDCIALEDSPPGLESAAAAGCRVVGIPHIVPLEPAPGRVIVPTLDGLDLHTLAAIA